TTTGTTTCTATTTTGTTTGAGAAACTTCGATACTTTAATCAGAGAaattatttgtataattatttttatttatgcaGTGGCAAAGAATTTCTTTCCATTCGGAAAAGTTTCATTCGGTCTTATGAAATACTTTTGTGCAGTTTGCGATTTCTGAAGAAATGGATTCGTATAGGCATCGTTCGATATATTTAGAATGTCATTTTATCTTCCAAGCTGTGGAATCGACGACGCGAagaattcattgaaattaaatcgAGTGAGGCTGTTTCAATTCGAATAAACATCAATTAAGGAGGTTGGTTAGCCAAAAATCGAcgctttttattaatttcatttcgagTTGGTCATTTAgatttgcaaaaataaataattctggACTCATCTATATTAGCTTTGGtatcgatgcttcgtttcaaatcacATCCGAGTGATTGAAAATCTGGTACATTTGTTCGAATTCACCCTAACGATAACTCATTTTATTCAGGATACTATATTTCAAAAAGTCTCTGAAACAGATTTTCGTTCGCTTTTACAGTAGTCGATTCAGcaaaaatttggtaaataCTGAACGGATTACTctcttgaaataaaaattaagaaaagtTGTCGTCTTTGGCCAAGCAGCCTCCTTAAGTCATGGAAATTCAGTAAGGGAACATTTTACACTCGGTGTTAAAGTGAAGGCATAAAAATCGCGAGAGACGTGCGTAAAAGTGAATTTCTTAATAACGACACATCCGATCGGCTGCCGTAAATGGACTCGATTGTCAAAAGCTTTTAATTAAATCGTTTAAAGTCACAGCTCGACGAAAGCGGATCAAGGTTGCAACTTCGTGCCGATTCGCGGCTGCCGATTGCGGAGGATCAGAATCCAGAATGAAGAAAGTCCTCAGGCACAGTATAGATACGATTGAATCTCATGAATTTTTCGCGCAGTTATTCACCGCGAATTATCATTTCTAAACCAGTCGACGGTTTCGTGAATGGGACAGATCACTGTTCATACTCGCGTTGCCGTATAATTAGATAAATACTTGTAATACGGCAAAGCAAACTGAAGATTACTGTATTATTACCGCGGTTacgtttttctctttttttttttcaatttttttttattttcacctctTCTTACGTTTTACGGTCAAGATCTCGTCCCGTGATTAACGGCTTGCCAATCTCGCCTGTGAATGCGAACTGCACGCACATTGCGTAATACCTGTAGTATTTAGCTTCGTACAATTATGTCGTGCAGGTATCTCTTTATAACCTTGATACATCTACGATTGCTGTGTAATTTACAAGCTGTTCAAGCGAACTGGTTTAACTTCACTTTGGTGgatgttgaaataattataaacagGTATGAGGTTGCGACGATTTCAAAAGAATCAATTAATTGGATTCGTCTGTCGAGAAATgcagaagaaaatttttgatgatttcggttttttattactaaaaatttcatgacTGCAGAAAGTGTGATGCATGGAGCCTTTTTGAGAATAcaacaatatacatataattatttactgGAGCTGAattacgttaaaaaaaaaataggaaattcaCAACGCTACCAAGGATTGACTTTCTAATATGCGgctaatttattgaaaaatcgtatcGTAAATATAATAccataaaaaaatcataaatttaaTTACCAAAGACAACCCGTGTAGCCCCAGTACCATCTTCCAAGGATTGCAGATACGGTTGGAAACGGAGTACCGATAATTGATACGCAGAAATCGCCGATCTACAACGAGAAATATTTAACTTATACATGTGTAAGAGTTCAGTTTATACCTCAATGCTGCGAATTTATGGTTTCTTTTAGGACGACGGcacgttttttcattttacatatAAAGGCGtaattatttcaaagaattctTAGGCTGTGCTTCTTGTGCTTGCACAGTCGAtcataatgtaataatatttcgGGCGTATCTCCTTTTCGCAGGAAATATGTTTCGACTACATAATACTTTATCTAATCAAACAAAGAGCGGATGAAAAGTTACAAGATTCAATCGTGGAgttgattaatattttttttccacaatttttcttatctgTCTCAATCTTCTTAAACAAATGGCTTCAACGATGTTATGTACTTGtgtttttctcatatttttccaTTGGAAGAGAGAGCCAAACTTGTTGTTCAACAAGTTTCTTCCTTTTCCAACCGCATTACATTCGTTATCGTATATCGGTTATCGAACAGCAAGGTAGCACGTGTGCAACAGCTGGAGAAATCGATGAAGTAAACTGCAGCCTGCAAGCACAACATAAAATGTCACGTGTATGCGATACCGATTTGAATTATTGGCAAAGGTCCTGCTTAAAGCGGTTCCAGGCTGGCCAAAAGTCGATCCGTTTTTTAATCTTATAACCAGATAGTCATGCGTCAGGTGTTATCGAATTGTTGTGTTCGTCAGTTAAATTATATAGGGGCCCACAATTGCCGGCAAATTCATACGGGGAACGTCACGGAAATAACCGAGATAACCCATCACGTCGACATTCGTTTCAAATCCTTTCAAAATTGTTGCGAATCAGGTAGATTCTTTAGATTTTATTCTACGATGGgttattttattcgaaagaatattttcaacaaattccCCGGAACAGTTCATTTCCAACCGGACGGCGTGGTTAAATATTCAATCCTATAACATTGCGCCTAGATCGATTACGATCAGTAAATGGCGATTAAATTGATCACTGAAAAAAgtaatattgtttcaatttctgtAGAAAATAGTTTTCTGAACTAAATGTGCCGTCGTagagttgaatgaaaaaactcgattaataataattttgaggCATCGATATCCAAACTTTCGTCTATAATTAcagtattttatacttttgaatatttaaagaGATTCCCATAGCTCATGAATATGATACCTAATTCAACCAATAATCAATGCGTGACTATCACGTgttaaaattaacgaaaagTATAAAAACGAAAGGTATAGATTTTCTTTCGGTATTGcgacaatgttttttttttttcacgaaggaTAAGCGCATGCCCATCCATAAATGTAAATTACCCGCGGTTTGTTTTACGCACAGTGCTTAACATGCAGTCAGAGGTGAAATTTCTGCAGTCAGTAATTAGCACATCGCGTCACCGTGgggtattttgaaattttgcaaaagttttATAGTCTTCGCAATACGCGGTAAATTAATTAACACTGTGCATTTAACAGTGTGAAATTTGCCAAATTGCGTCGAATTCAGacttacaataataatagaagTAAAAGCAATACACACCGCGTGTATTTTGACACTCACCACCAAATTCAGCAAGACCACGTTAACCGGCGTTAACAAAGTTTGCCTATCTCGGAGAATGACGAATATCACAGTCATATTTAAAACCGCACCGAGAACACCGATCGCTATTAAAACACCCGCGGTAACCAGATACGTCGTTTCTCCCACATCCTCCACCTCCTGCTCCTCAATCCCGTTGCTCGCATTCAGAGCGTCAAGGGACATTCTGGGTTATTAGAGACGGGCTTATACGGCACTCGACGGAACAAGACGTCTCGAACTCTCGTCAACTtggtacaaaattttcattgttcgCCATACAACAACTCCGACCAAGTTTCGAAGCTGTATCGTTATCATTTCGACCcgaagaatttattttcgttttaccATCTCAAATAGGCATTCGTTATACTCGTCCCTCTGTGCGTgttcgtataatatatatatactattgTAATTTCATTGAGGGGGTAAAATCATCAGAGTCGAAAGTATTCGGAGTATATATTACGCGAACGTGGTAAGCAGAATTGAATTAGTGTTTTACTTGTAAAACTTCCCGCCGACTGTCAGTCCAACGCTGCTGCATGAATATCTCAATCGAATCAATCGAAATTAATTAGGCACTCCAATTCAATTCTACgctcttcattttctttcatgaAATACACCTTTTCATTTCATTGATTTAATAATCGCCATGAGTCCTTGCCGAtcataaatgaatttttaaacaattattttccGACAATAgcgatttctttctttctttctttcttttttttttttttacatcagtTTGGTTAGCAAACTTTTTGAACACCTTGCGAATTTGtcaacaaattattatatttagaCGAGGGTTGGatgtttcttcatttttaaacgaaaGACAAAGTTTACCAAACAGACGACCGAATTAATTTGTTGAGAATTCATATCTGAGATAAGAAATTCCGTACTGGACAACACGCGCTGCATACGCAACACGTGGTCAAATTCAAAGTATACTTATAAATTGCCTCCGGCGCGCACAAATTTTCGACGGTTTTTTTCTATGTAATTTCCTTTCCCACGGACACTGGCAAAGACGTGTAATCAATGCATTAAAAACATGGCAAAAGCCAAGGCTGGATATTAAGTATTTGTCTTAGATTTAGTCAAATAGTTGTCAGTTATTGTGTACGCGAAGGAAAATTGTTCGGCTTCTAATtatacttttcaaattcataaacaggtaatatacatataacaagGTTCGTAAACTTGTTACACGTGCTCTCAAGCTTCGGTGAtaggaatttgaaaacaacGTTTGTTGTTCTCAAACTTACAGAGATAATAGTTGACGATAAAATTGTccgtataattatttacaattttttccatcgacGTTATTTATTCATGATTCGAAACACTATTTATCCCTTGACTAATCGAACGCattcatataatttttcacccgTTATCGCAAAACACGTATTGACACGTGCGTTTGAACGGCACGTGCGAGTCTCAAACAAGGGGACAAACTGGTAGCACACTTCGGATGACATCCCTTATATATCAAGATTTCGCCCGCGTATAACCCTCCGCGCTATCCGCAACCCCCGTTCGAAAGATTCATCTGCGCAAAATCTGCCGCCTGACTGGCACGCACCGCCAGCGTCTCTCCAATATTACGTTTTAAAAGACGCGATTTTCTAAATCCTGTACAGCGTGGGGTAAATCGTTGGCGGTGTGTATTACGTAAGTCAAAAATCAGCCCTCAAACGACGGCTTAGGAGCTAAGGACTGACCGTAATTAGCGCAATTATTAGCTCACGATATTGCATACGTCTTTGACAATATCTAGTCTAGAGTTTTATGAAACAGCAAATATTTGCCCAAGTTTAATAATATAAGGGACGACGTTTGTACTTCGAACCTGCTTCACTGCCGCAGCTTATCAAACGTgggatattaattttttggcAATTATCTCACGGAGAAGATGATAATCATAAACaatgaagatgaagaagaagaagatgaagaaccacgatgtaattaattttttgaatagtGTTGCACACATAGCTCTTTATGTACTTCAAAAagcagtaaatttttttgcaaaaataaacGCACGCATCACAGACACCTATAATTACATAATTGTTAAATTAAAAGCAAAATCAGGTGTAAAAATGTTGCAGCGGGATTGCTTTGTTCCTATATTCGTTCCTATACGTATAATCCCTGTTTAAACATCCGTTTCGTAGACCTTCTGTCCGGAAAATACGCGCGCTTCTCCACCATACGCAACTGTTACATAACAATTCGCATTCCATCGCGTACGTAATGACATAAACATTTAGAAACCTGAAAGTCCGGTAAGCGGTCCATGGAAAGAAAGGGAGAGAGTTGATTTGAGCCGTGCAGCGTCCACGGTATACAGTGTGATGTCTTTCGGTTCCGGTAAAAGTGAAATCTCCCGATGCCGTTTTGCTTTTTCCTGCCACCGTTGCGTctttataatacataatatctGTATTATATTGGAACAGTATGCGTATAGCCGGTAATTCGTGTCAAgtttttttgccttttttcgcaaataaacaaCAGAATCATCCTGATTCGCCTGTGGCTAGGCAGCtcaccttactttttttcggTTTGTTAACTTTACGACTCGACACAGAGAGTAACACCGGTTGCCTGTGCACGGGCGGCTTTATCGTTCGACTCATGTTGACTGCATTCCTGATCAAAATCCCGTGTggtacatttttcattttatacttCCGGATTCGAATATTACACAAAATGATTCTCTTTTTTAAGAATCTTATATTTACACATCACATGCGTGAAAATCGTAACGCGTTTAACGATTATTATGTAACTCCAAAGGCTCAATTTGAACGCCGTGTAAGTTTTTAGgaacgtgattttttttcttatactcATTGATCGGTCTTTCACCTTCgatgtttttctttctgcTTAGGGAAAAAGGAGATAGAAAAAAGCAGGCACtgattgttaaaaatcgacTCTTGACATGCGGTCGTTGTCTCATATTTATGTATGATAAATAAGTTCAAATTGCAGGAGCATGTATTTGTTGATATATTGACAGAATTTATAGTAAGCGTTATGAGAAATGcgtatttcaatttatttaccgAAAAGAAGACgttcgaagaaaaatatgcaTCACAGCTGGTATCGATACCCTGGTGAAAGTATAAATTTTGTCGCTCATAAATTTATTGGCCCCGCTTGATCAGCTCCAAGAAGTTGGATAGTTCGATTTGTAACtcgaacgaatgaaatttttacaaacattGCTACGGCCGATTGATTATTCCCTTGATTTAGCCCATGGAATACATACCGTGTGTTACATAACTGTACGAAATGTTTTTAGGTAAGTTCATCTTGTGTCATCCAATTAAAAGAATAAATCGAAACACATGTggcgtgaaaaaaagaatacaaaatCGGATATCACAGTTACGTAAAACAAACGAGTTTTACTTCTGTCCCAAAGGTTTATCCCTCTGCAACGATAACGAACATCGTGGACGATTTATCACGTTATATAaaagtattcattttttaccgggTAAAAGCTTTCAACACACCAGCCTTCATTCAATatcaagaaattcaaatctaTAAACAAAGAATGTATTTTTCGCagtaatttatacatacttcGTGATAGTTTCTTGaaaattacatattatttcttaattatatttaataatattcattacaCGTTTCACATGTCTTCGGTATCGCTATCAGAATCTTCGTCCATCGCTTGCCGTGCTTTCGTTTCAGCCTCTGCCTTTATCTCGAATGGCACACGTTCGTGTCTACCGTTTGTGTGATTTCCAACCCAACTCATTTCCAACTCAAATTGTTTGTCTTTCAATTCGTCGTGCAGCAAGTAAATTATCCTTGCTGCTTCTCTGATCAAATCCTTACAGGACATATCGgcaagtttcaatttttctatttctgttTTGGCAGACTGTTTTGCTTtacctgtgaaaaaaaaattgtatacaaaAATTACTGCCATTTCAACATTGCACATGATCATGTGATCGTCGATAGTCACCTTTATCAAAAAAACTAGCAAATTTTAATAAGTAACTGAAAATTCTACAATATTGTGACATTAGTTGAGTTTGaacttgcaaaaatttgataGTACTGTATTGTTTCAACTCTAATAAGTTCATACTACGTAGTCTCACAAAATCTAATattttttgctgaaatttGCTCCAAagttatataaaaaaaatgtatatatattacatgcaCAGAAAAAAGAAGTGATGTAGTGTATTAGTGACAAACTTATTGATTTAAGTCaaggaataaaagaaaaaatctttcaGCTTAGTCAGTAACAGTCAAACTGGCAACTTATTTACACTTTCAAACTCATTTGCAAGATGTAAAAGAAGCGCAATACGTACTATCTCCTGACACGAATGTTGCTAACATAAATTCTTACCAATAGCACATCCGTAATAGCCATAAGAAACGCCGGATGGATCGATCATGTACATTACTGGGCCATCAGCTTCATATGCTCCGATTATAACCGAACAGCCGTAGGGCCGTACAGCTGAGTATAAGGTATAAGCGTGCATGTACATTGACACACGgtcattcaaatatttcagaggTATTCCTATGCCGTACTGAGCCCGGTAGCTGGCTGCTTCCGTGCGTGCAGTTTCAGCGATTTGTCGTGCATCGGAAGACAGGCCAGAAACTGCCATTCCGACATGATTATCTATATTGAAAAGACGCTTGTTAGCGCCAGGTTCATAGAGCTTAGAGGTGACGAGTTTTTCAACAGCAAATACGACCCCATCTTTGCCACGGAGGCCAATGACggtgctgaaaaaaatttcattaaaatgcttattttaattcattcattcacttcttattttcaacaaacatGCTTGATACCGTCAATTATATTTatgatgatgaaattttaacaTACCCACTATTTTCTACCGCTTTTTGTGCGTATTCCACTTGAAAAACTCGACCATCGGGAGAAAACTGCGATGCCGAGAGATCGTACTGTGAATTTTAAGGTTAGAATCGTCACAATTGGCTGGTCAAATATCAGGAAAGAACATAGATTTTTAATCGATTTTTAATAGTTTTACGTACCCCTGTTCCTATAGAACTCATCCTTGTTAcagtatattaaaaattattatttctgcacaattaattgtattatttatttacacgcGACGCGGCGTGAATAAGCAGAAATCAGAATTCAATTGTCAGAAGCAAAACCACGACCACTCATCCGTGGTACATGTAAAGTTGGTAAGAAGCTGCAAGTAAACAGGCGGACGACGCTGCAGCAGCTTCGATATATTCGCTACGCTATGAACCACTGTGAACACTTGAAAACGACAAAGACGGACTCGATAATATCTGCGCAGCACAGCTATGACGTCATTGGGAGCCTCAGTTATCCAACTCTTGTAAACCGTAAGCCAGATTCAACAGAAGCATTTAAATCAGTTGGTATTTGATTACTGATAAGATTATTCGGATTAAGGGGAgaataaaagttgaaattacGCTGTGTTACAGGTGTTTGTGAACGTTTAATATCAGAGTAAAAAGAGTTACTGGTAAGTCATTACTGTTCTTTTGATACGTCGTCGCCTTCTGTGATTGCGATCTTCGCCGCCAGACGCGCAGGTCGAGTTACTGTTCCAATTCCGTATATCAATTCTGCGCTACGCTGTCGCATCCGAGAGTTAATGTTTGTAGTTCGTGGTAAAGAATTGTTAACCTTAATTCTTTAATGACAGTCCATGACAGTTTACAAGAGACACATAGACTGATTGAGTGCTTAAACAACCTTCGTCCGATATTCGTTTGCGCTCGGTGCTTCCTGTGCTGCGAAAATTACTCTCGTACTGTCGTCCGTTAAATTGGACGATCGGATGAATATGCGGCTGTGAGTGACGTGAGTAAAAACGTCCGTTTTATTACACACATTCAAGTATACAATTCTTTCGTGTCTTTTCTCTTTGCTTTTCCGGCTTTGCGGTTGGAACGTAGCCTGCGTCTTTCAGCAGGATAATTCACAGATGATATATTCAAGGTAATCGCATCTCGCTACCTGAACGGAAGTATTTATTCATACCTATGTATGAATGGTAGTTATTTCTATCGTTTTTCCATCCCTCTTCATAAATCACCTTATCAGTTTATTATGTGTAAACTTATCACTCGTTACGACACCGATAAGATTTGAATTGTCGATAGTTACAATGCAGGTGGTATGTACTAATTTCATGAGGTTCTTTAGAATTTTTGATATAATGTCGGCATTCCTATAAGCAATAGTCAACCATGGCATTTTTTGGACTACAATATTAATAATCATAACAATATTAACAATCACACAAATGTTATAACTAATAATTAATCTACTCCTTTGGCTCTACAAATCTGTCTTATCATCATACTCAGCAAGCATTAAATTCGCTGTTCCTATGCTCACAACTGCTGTTCAAAGCTATCGATTATAATATTGGAGactgttccttttttttttttttttgtcacctACATCCACACTTGCTCTGCTTCTTAATTGTTACCTTATGTTTTGTACGCACATTCTCTGCGCTTAAGTGCATATAGAAAAGTGATGTATTTACCTCCTTATTAGAGAATCACGTTGATAATAAAGCTATAATGAGGATATGGTAATATTGAAATCAATTAGACATCTATTTCATCATGATCTGATAAAAGTCTTAGGATTTTGACCCTTAGCTCTCTGACTTGAgaactttttttactttacagATGTCGGGTAGTATTGTAGAATTGGaatagaaatttgaatcgaCCACAATGGTGGTTCTGTGGTCGGGGAGACCAGGCTGGCTCGGAAAATTAGGCGTCTTGCTGCTGATCTCTTGGCTTTTAGTTCTCATTTTATCAGTTTCCTACATATTCAAGAATAGCCCATCATCATCATACAGCGATAGTCCAACTGATAGGGATCATGCTCAAAGATTGGCTCAAATAGTTAGTGATTTTGATGTTcttaagaaacaaaatgaaGCTCTCAAAAACATCATTTTGGGGTAAGTCAATTCCAATCAAGATCTTAtcatttttgtcatttttactattgttTGAAGTATTCGTAATcgataataacgataataacgataaagATGAGGTGATAGTGTAACATGTCTTTGTTGGTAACGTTTTCCTGCGTTGATATTCACTTGATATTGAGAAGATTTTAAGTTATTTACGTACCAACGAATTGTTACGTAAATAAGTACTCGTTTGTCTTGTACAACCGTGAAACATATTTAATGGCAAACATGTATTGGTTCCATAAAGACtgtcatttgatttttcaaatttatttcatcataGCGAGGGTTCGAAACACATGCAAGGGGACCATTTGGGTACGCTACAAGAGAGATTGGATAAGGCATCTATTTATTACGATTTATTCGAGCACAATGGGCGTCAAAAGCCTCCGAGAAACGGTGAGCCATCTTTGGAATATGAACAATTGAGACGCAGGATACGAGACGGTGTGCAAGAAATGTGGTaactaaaaatattgatttataATCAGTAATAAACATTGTGGATTATCTGAATAATTCAGTATAGCCATAAATGCGTCTTACAATCAATGACCTTGTTTGGCAGCTAGTCAACattcattattatcatacGCATAGCActattcatttaaattttcttaGGTACTATGTTAACtcagagttgaaaaatatcaagaaaaataattatgactTCACACCTGAACAGAGAGATAAAGATATTCAGGATTCACTGAAAAACGTTTGGGAGCACAAAAAATCGCTAATATCAGATATAGATAGATTAGCATTGGTTGATGGATATCAGGATTGGCGGGAAAAAGAAGCCAAAGACCTATCTGACCTTGTACAACGGAGGTTTAGGTAAGTATTCATGAAGTATCATCATGCATGATGTCGAAAATTCCTATCGAGCTGACTAATTATCAAAACAATTCCATCAGTTAGCTATACATTGTTCAACATATACCAGGTGccatgttattattattctttttaaggTATTTACAAAATCCTAGTGACTGTGACAGAGCGCAAAAATTGGTATGCAGCTTGAACAAAGGATGCGGCTTTGGTTGTCAGGTAAGAATTGGGACTAGTTTGAGCAACTAATTTTTACAGTACTATAATAATTGTGAAGATTTTTGAACGTTGTGGTTTTGGATAAGTGGAATCTTGTATTTTGTAGATAAAGTTCTGAGAAATCACGATGCTGAAAAGTTCATAAGTGTTTAAGTATTCGTAAAATGTTCACAGGTCCATCACGCTGCCTACTGTTTTTTAGTGGCATATGGTACAGAAAGAACTTTAATTCTTAAGTCCAGAGGCTGGAGATATCATAAGGATGGATGGGAGGCGGTTTTCAAACCTGTCAGCGATACATGTCTGTCACCTACAGGTGGATCTCATGCTAACTGGCCCGGCGATGCAACAAAACAAGTTGTTTCATTACCGATTGTTGACAACGTGTATCCAAAGCCTGTATACCAGCCACCAGGTGTGCCAGCAGATATAGCACCTAGATTGGAGAAACTGCACGGTCATCCCATTGTATGGTGGGTTGGCCAGGTCTTGAAATACTTGTTGAGGCCGCAAGAAAATCTTGAAAGAGTATTAGAGTATTCTAAGGAGAAGATGGGCTTCAAATCGCCGATTGTTGGGATTCACGTTCGTAGAACGGATAAAGTTGGTACAGAAGCTGCCTACCATGATATAGATGAATATATGTTAAAAGTAAACGAATATTTCGACCAGCATGACATAAAGCTTGAAGACAGGCGAGTGTTTTTAGCCAGCGATGATCCGAAAGTAATAGTAACTGCGAAAGAAAGGTACCCTACCTATCAGATAATCGGCGATCCAGAAATAGCTAAAACTGCATCAGTATCTAGACGATACTCAGATTCGTCTTTGCAGGGTATAATAGTTGATATACATTTGTTATCGTTGTGCGATTATTTGGTGTGTACATTTAGCTCGCAGGTATGCAGAGTTGCTTATGAAATTATGCAATCGTCTCATCCAGATGCTTATAATCGGTTCGCCTCGTTAgacgatatttattattatggaGGGCAGAATCCACACCCGCACATAGCCAGGCTGGACCATACCCCGCGAAAGAGCAGCGAattagaattaaaaattaatgatcCAATAGAGGTCTTTGGTAACCACTGGAATGGTTACTCCAAGGGACGTAATGT
This genomic stretch from Neodiprion pinetum isolate iyNeoPine1 chromosome 6, iyNeoPine1.2, whole genome shotgun sequence harbors:
- the Prosalpha7 gene encoding proteasome subunit alpha type-3, which codes for MSSIGTGYDLSASQFSPDGRVFQVEYAQKAVENSGTVIGLRGKDGVVFAVEKLVTSKLYEPGANKRLFNIDNHVGMAVSGLSSDARQIAETARTEAASYRAQYGIGIPLKYLNDRVSMYMHAYTLYSAVRPYGCSVIIGAYEADGPVMYMIDPSGVSYGYYGCAIGKAKQSAKTEIEKLKLADMSCKDLIREAARIIYLLHDELKDKQFELEMSWVGNHTNGRHERVPFEIKAEAETKARQAMDEDSDSDTEDM
- the FucT6 gene encoding alpha-(1,6)-fucosyltransferase isoform X3; the encoded protein is MQGDHLGTLQERLDKASIYYDLFEHNGRQKPPRNGEPSLEYEQLRRRIRDGVQEMWYYVNSELKNIKKNNYDFTPEQRDKDIQDSLKNVWEHKKSLISDIDRLALVDGYQDWREKEAKDLSDLVQRRFRYLQNPSDCDRAQKLVCSLNKGCGFGCQVHHAAYCFLVAYGTERTLILKSRGWRYHKDGWEAVFKPVSDTCLSPTGGSHANWPGDATKQVVSLPIVDNVYPKPVYQPPGVPADIAPRLEKLHGHPIVWWVGQVLKYLLRPQENLERVLEYSKEKMGFKSPIVGIHVRRTDKVGTEAAYHDIDEYMLKVNEYFDQHDIKLEDRRVFLASDDPKVIVTAKERYPTYQIIGDPEIAKTASVSRRYSDSSLQGIIVDIHLLSLCDYLVCTFSSQVCRVAYEIMQSSHPDAYNRFASLDDIYYYGGQNPHPHIARLDHTPRKSSELELKINDPIEVFGNHWNGYSKGRNVRINTVGLYPSFKVRNPIEVVDFPKYPEVPIEANNEQ
- the FucT6 gene encoding alpha-(1,6)-fucosyltransferase isoform X1, whose protein sequence is MVVLWSGRPGWLGKLGVLLLISWLLVLILSVSYIFKNSPSSSYSDSPTDRDHAQRLAQIVSDFDVLKKQNEALKNIILGEGSKHMQGDHLGTLQERLDKASIYYDLFEHNGRQKPPRNGEPSLEYEQLRRRIRDGVQEMWYYVNSELKNIKKNNYDFTPEQRDKDIQDSLKNVWEHKKSLISDIDRLALVDGYQDWREKEAKDLSDLVQRRFRYLQNPSDCDRAQKLVCSLNKGCGFGCQVHHAAYCFLVAYGTERTLILKSRGWRYHKDGWEAVFKPVSDTCLSPTGGSHANWPGDATKQVVSLPIVDNVYPKPVYQPPGVPADIAPRLEKLHGHPIVWWVGQVLKYLLRPQENLERVLEYSKEKMGFKSPIVGIHVRRTDKVGTEAAYHDIDEYMLKVNEYFDQHDIKLEDRRVFLASDDPKVIVTAKERYPTYQIIGDPEIAKTASVSRRYSDSSLQGIIVDIHLLSLCDYLVCTFSSQVCRVAYEIMQSSHPDAYNRFASLDDIYYYGGQNPHPHIARLDHTPRKSSELELKINDPIEVFGNHWNGYSKGRNVRINTVGLYPSFKVRNPIEVVDFPKYPEVPIEANNEQ
- the FucT6 gene encoding alpha-(1,6)-fucosyltransferase isoform X2 produces the protein MIYSSEGSKHMQGDHLGTLQERLDKASIYYDLFEHNGRQKPPRNGEPSLEYEQLRRRIRDGVQEMWYYVNSELKNIKKNNYDFTPEQRDKDIQDSLKNVWEHKKSLISDIDRLALVDGYQDWREKEAKDLSDLVQRRFRYLQNPSDCDRAQKLVCSLNKGCGFGCQVHHAAYCFLVAYGTERTLILKSRGWRYHKDGWEAVFKPVSDTCLSPTGGSHANWPGDATKQVVSLPIVDNVYPKPVYQPPGVPADIAPRLEKLHGHPIVWWVGQVLKYLLRPQENLERVLEYSKEKMGFKSPIVGIHVRRTDKVGTEAAYHDIDEYMLKVNEYFDQHDIKLEDRRVFLASDDPKVIVTAKERYPTYQIIGDPEIAKTASVSRRYSDSSLQGIIVDIHLLSLCDYLVCTFSSQVCRVAYEIMQSSHPDAYNRFASLDDIYYYGGQNPHPHIARLDHTPRKSSELELKINDPIEVFGNHWNGYSKGRNVRINTVGLYPSFKVRNPIEVVDFPKYPEVPIEANNEQ